One genomic window of Arachis hypogaea cultivar Tifrunner chromosome 8, arahy.Tifrunner.gnm2.J5K5, whole genome shotgun sequence includes the following:
- the LOC112707448 gene encoding uncharacterized protein, whose amino-acid sequence MRIPTRIAITLTHSASAASNHNRSCYSTCRAVLVPSFGGPEVLQLHPNVQVPPLKPNEVLVRSRAVSINPLDTRMRSGYGRSLFEPLLPIILGRDVSGEVAAVGASVRSVSIGQEVFGALHPTAVRGTYTDYAILPEDEITPKPSSLSHVEASAIPFAALTAWRALKSTARITEGQRILVVGGGGAVGFAAIQIAVATGCHVATTCGGQSIERLLAAGAEQAVDYITEDVEVAIKGKFDAVLDTIGVPETERMGINFLKQGGHYMTLQGEAASLADRFGLAVGLPAAKVAELQKQIRYRYSHGIDYSWTYMRADIEGLIEIRKLCEAGKLKIPVDKTYPITQVREAHEAKDKKLIPGKVVLELD is encoded by the exons CTACTCCACTTGCCGCGCCGTTCTTGTTCCCTCATTCGGCGGTCCCGAGGTTCTGCAACTGCACCCCAACGTCCAAGTCCCTCCCTTGAAGCCCAACGAAGTTCTCGTTCGCTCTCGCGCCGTTTCCATCAACCCCTTGGACACTCGC ATGCGTTCTGGCTATGGGCGTTCCCTTTTTGAGCCGCTCTTGCCTATCATCTTGGGCCGCGACGTCAGCGGCGAGGTTGCAGCCGTTGGAGCTTCGGTGAGGTCGGTGAGCATCGGACAGGAGGTTTTTGGGGCTTTGCATCCAACTGCTGTGAGGGGTACTTATACTGATTATGCTATTCTACCTGAAGATGAGATTACTCCAAAGCCTAGTTCACTTTCGCATGTG GAAGCAAGTGCAATACCTTTTGCTGCACTAACGGCTTGGCGTGCTCTAAAAAGTACTGCCAGAATAACTGAAGG ACAAAGGATATTAGTAGTGGGAGGTGGAGGAGCAGTAGGTTTTGCTGCAATTCAGATTGCAGTAGCTACTGGTTGTCATGTTGCAACCACTTGTGGAGGTCAAAGCATTGAGCGACTATTAGCAGCTGGTGCTGAGCAGGCTGTTGACTATATTACTGAG GATGTGGAAGTAGCTATAAAGGGGAAGTTCGATGCTGTTTTGGACACGATTGGTGTGCCAGAGACAGAAAGGATGGGCATTAATTTTCTGAAGCAAGGTGGGCACTACATGACACTTCAG GGTGAGGCAGCATCTTTGGCTGATCGGTTTGGACTGGCAGTTGGGCTTCCTGCAGCTAAAGTTGCCGAGTTACAAAAACAGATTCGATACCGATACTCTCATGGAATAG ATTACTCATGGACATACATGAGGGCTGACATAGAAGGTCTAATTGAGATTCGAAAGCTATGTGAAGCTGGAAAGTTGAAGATACCTGTTGATAAAACATATCCCATAACACAAGTAAGGGAGGCTCATGAGGCAAAAGACAAGAAGTTGATTCCAGGTAAAGTGGTGCTGGAACTTGATTAA